Part of the Anomalospiza imberbis isolate Cuckoo-Finch-1a 21T00152 chromosome 29, ASM3175350v1, whole genome shotgun sequence genome, tataaaaatattaaaatgtatatataatgtatatatagttatatataatgtgtatatataatgtttataaatatgtgtataaaatataaaaatgtagaTATATAATGTGTATTTAtaatgtgtataaatatatgtatatataatatgtataaatataatgtatatataaatattaaaatgtatatatagtgtatatataattatatatataatgtatatataattatatatataatgtatatataatgtatatatgtgtataaatgtgtgtataaaaatataaaaatgtagataatgtatatataattatatatataatgtgtatatatgtgtataaatattatatagatataaaatatataatgtaGATATAGAATGTAGATATAGAATGTagatatataatgtatatataattatatatataatgtgtATATATAGTGTTTATAATTATAATGTAGATATAAGAGATATAATGTATCTATAATGTATCTATAATGTATCTATAATGTATCTATAAtgtatatataatgtatatataatgtatataatgGGTATAGATAGTGTTTCTAAGTGTAACGTATATCTAGAATATTCAACTGTGTATATAAAATGCGTATCCAACTCCGTCGATGACGCGTGTATCTATGATAACACGGTAATACAGGTAACGCACATACGCGTGTCTATAGGGCGCGTAGGTAGGGCACGTTAAAATAACCTTGCTCCCTTTCGGCCGCTAAGCGCGCCTCCGGCACAGCGGCGCGCCTGGGAGCGAGCTCTGCTGGCCGCCACGAGTGCCCGCGCTCGTGGGACCAGGAGCGCGCTCCGGGCGCGCCAGCGCTCGGCCGCGGAGCGGCACACGGAGCAAGGCCCAGGGCGcgaggcacagagcagccaccGCCCCAGCCAGGAAACACACGCTCCACGAAGGCGGCCACAAAGAGCAGCCACGtcaagcagctcctgggacGCGTCAACGCCTTTGCGCgcgggcagcagggccaggaacGTGCAAACGACAGAACGGAAAAGGTATTCCAGGGCTATCCCCGAAGGTGATGGTGTGCTCTTGGCCGAGTGCTGCCCATGAATTTTGCTTTCTTGTCTTTGTCTCCTATTGGCCTTTATCAAACTTTTTACATTTCCACAGATTTCACAGAGCTCCGCGGTGGCCGCTCTGGTCACAAAcacacaactttcccaggcatccttcagggaaaggctgggagaagctcagagaaaagaattctaaacaattcttatcttgagctgctgctggtgtttgCGCACacgtggaatgtgttatggGGTGGATTCTTAATTAGCCAGTGGTGATGGTGCTTTAATTAAAGGACCAATCAGGTCCACCTGTAACAAACTggaatataaaaattaatggGTTTTTAATAAACTTGTTGCAGCCTTGTGAGAATGGAATATGTTATGGAGACTGTTTACCAAAGGATGGATTCTTAATTAGCCAGCGGTGATggtgttttaattaaaggacCAGTCAGGTCCACCTGTAACAAACTggaatataaaaattaatggGTTTTTAATAAAGTTGTTGCAGCCTTGTGAGaatggaatgtgttatggagactgtttaccaaagggtggaTTCTTAATTAGCCAGCGGTGATggtgttttaattaaaggacCAATCAGGTCCACCTGTAACAAACTggaatataaaaattaatggGTTTTTAATAAAGTTGTTGCAGCCTTCTGAGAAcggaatgtgttatggagactgtttaccaaagggtggattcttaattagccagtggtgatggtgttttaattaaaggacCAATCAGGTCCACCTGTAAAGAACTAGGGTGTAAGAATGAATGGGTTTTTAATAAGGTTGTTACAGCCTTCTGAGACTGCATGGAGTGTGTCACTCATTTATCTGAGCAGAATTCCAGCAGGAGGATTGTGCGGCCCCTGAGGAACAGAAATgtaagaaataaatttattgtATCTAAATTTTGTCTCACCCATCACACGGGACTAAAAATAGAATGAAAGTTTTTTAAACCACCTCTCAGTTACTCCATCTCTAGATCAGAAAAACACCTAATCCAACAGTCTGGAATTTTTGGAAAGGATCCGAAAAGCAAAGCCAAGAAAGACCCTCCAGagcctgctttttttttcataatttctgaTACTTTTTGCAGAGAATATCTCTATTTCCAAATAACTTGAACACTGTGCCCACATGAGGACTCTAGAGGAGAATTACTCcagagaaagatttttttaaagcctgaTAGAAGGTTTATATATTTGGTATTTGTATGTAAACTTGGAGGTAagaaattatttagaaattttACAGAATAAGATAGACATTGTTGAGGAATTAAGAATAAGTTTTAAAGGATAGTTTTATAAATTAGATTAGGTATTTTGGAAAAACAGAATTAGGAAAGATGTATTGTAGTAGGATTTACCAGAGGTAATTTTAGATGATTAGTTTTAAGGTATTTTTAGTATAGTGTAGTTAAAGGTGATAGATTAAGAAACTCttataatgtattttaattaagaaatagtTGGGTTTTGGTTGTGATAGTGTAAATTATAAtatctgtattgtctcacccttcccATGAGACTAAAAATGGAACAGAAGTTTTTTAAatgcctctcagttgccccaaCTCTGGGTCAGAAAAAGGCTTAATCTGACAAATGACCTCAGGCAGCTCCTCCTGTAACTGACCCTTGGAAAATCATCCCAGAGAAAAGCAATACAGCTGGGAAATGTTCATATTTCAACAAATTAGCACCAGACTCATAGAATTTTTTGGCTTTGCACCACttaaatgccattttttttcacagcactCTCAGGCTCAGGAACCACACCACAGACTGACACATCCAATGCAAAGGtttgtattaaaaattatatatattgtGTCAAATAAAAGGATCGTTCTGTGTACAAATTTATAcatgacaaaaaataaaactctttgAATAAcactgtgtaaaaaaaaaaaaaagaaaaaaaaaagtgctggcTGCTGTTCTGCTCTACGAATTCTAGAAGCAACAGGCATTAGTAAACACCTAAACTGCACTGCAGGACTCGGGTAAGGCACAGAATTCATTTTTTAGGGGTAAAAATAGTCCTCTACAGCATTCAGCatctctgctgtgctctgagaGCTGATGGAGATTTTAGGGAAAAGCACTGGAAAATGCATCACCACTGTCAGGCCCCAGCTCTGAAACACCTGACAGACCCAAAAAATGCTTTGGAGCAACTTCTtagctccttcctcctcctcttcctccagtTTTTGGCTTTCTATCTGAGTTTTAGATAGCTTGTAATCCAAAAATGAGAACATTAGTTATGGCTGCTCACACAGGAAGGGGGAAGAGTCTGAAGTTCTGAACAATCTGAATTCTCCTCAGCCTTTTCCAAGCCATtttttgattctgtgattgctGCCAGAGCAGCATAACACTGGGAGGAGATGAGAAATGGAAACCAATTTAAATGTTCAGCTCATCACAAAGCAAATATAAAATGCAGCCCCTGCCACACTTCTCTTTTGTTTAAGTCTTccacaaagaaaatattcttcaaaTGAACAGGCACAGGATTTCCATCCCTGTCTTAGGTAATAAGGAGTTTTTTtacatatatagatatatatttttttaatcctcaCTTCCTTTTACACCTGGGTTTTCAGTTtggatggcactgccagcacagaTCTGAGAGGTCATCAGGAAGATCACTTCAGTCTAATCAGCTCTTTCACTCTCACAATGAAGGATTCCAGGCACTTGGTGCAGAAAAACTGCTGAGTTACCCAGCTGTGATCTGTCCTGCTGTTAAACAGCAAAATCCAGAGGAGCACCAGGCACCTGGTCCCAGAACTGCTGTAAAATCAATCAGCTCCAGGGCACAGAGTCCCTCAAATCCTTTCTGAGCATCAGACACTGCCTGGgtcacctgcacaggtgaggtcagggaggggaggagctgctgggcctgTGCTGCCGTGCTCTGCTCCAGCAATGCTCAGGCTGCACTGGGAGAGCCTCACCAGGACCAGGGAATGGCAGTTTGGGCCAGACCCTCAGCAtcagccattttccctgcagAACAGCTCCCCAGAATCCCTGCTGCCTTTAGGATGACACAGAACTGACCAAATAAGccagtgccccattcccagcaggatTTGTAAGAAGCCAGGAAGCTCCAAGCTGTGGGTTCTCCAGCACATCACATCTTCAGTGCTGTTTGCAGCAGGAAAATCCCACgtgtccctgcactgctgccaaGTCACAGTGTGCCTTTAGGACAAAGGGTGATGGAATTTGGAAAGGGCTGCTCAGGaggtccctggaggtgtttaaaggactggatgtggcactgaaTGCTCTGCTCTGGGTGACAGGGTGGTGCtgggtcacaggttggactcacTGATCCCAGAAGTCTTTCCAGTtgaaatgattctgtgattctggctTGTTTACATCCCACCTACAGCACTGCTGGTAAACTGATCACTTGGATGAGCTTGCACACAAGTATTCCATGTGAATTTTCCTGGAAAGAAATCTGTTCCATGAGGGCAGAAGAAATTCCAGCCAAGAAATTTGGTGACCTCTACGGCCATGACACTTTGTTCAGCCTCTCACACTGTGGGCTGTTGTTGTGGAGAGCAGCAAAATCCTCTTTTCCAACTGGGAAAACCACAGATTCAATGAGGCTGGGTCCAACTCCAGCAATGCTTTGCACAGTTCAGCTCCCAGGGCACCGTAACCAAGGACAAACACTCCAAAGTGCAGGGCCACGAACCCATGGGCCTTGGTGGCCAACACCTGCTGGGTCCAGTAAAAAAATGACAACAAACAAAGTACAACTGTCACCGGGTCTGAAGTTCAACACCCAGAATCAAGGCAACATGGTTCTAAACAAAAACAACTGGCAGAGTTAGGCATTCCCTCACAAAGTCCCCTCAGGTGTCACACATCGCGTCAGCGTTGTCACCGAGCTCCTTTGGCTACAAAAGGTCACAGCTTTTGTCCTGTTCTGCAGAGGAATTTTCTGTTCAAGTGACCGAATCCTTCTTCCTCCTAAAGGGGGACTTGAGTCTTTTCCAGACGCTGCTTTTGGGCTTGGATTTCTTCTCCATGGCCATCACGGCCTCCTTCTCCTTGCGGCGGATCTCGCGCACCAGCGCGTGGAACACGTCGTCGATGTAGTAACGGAACGCGGCCGACGTCTCAAAGAAGGGGCAGCTGAATTCCCGTGCTAAGGCAGAGCCTTCCTCCTTGGACACCTGGAaaacagcagcacatcctggtCAGGAAAGCCAAACCCCAGGAGTTTATTCCTTTGCCTTTCCCTGTTTTGCTCACTGCCCCTCTGCTCCAAGCCTCAGCACAGAACATTTCCACCCAGCTCCACAGGTTTCCCATGCTAAGGCAGAATCTTCCTTTTTGGACACCTGCAAAATGAGTGCACACCCTGGATAGGGAAGCCAGACCCCAGGAGTTTATTCCTTTGCCTTTCCCTGTTTtgctctctgtccctctgtatGGACTCTCCAAGCCCCAGCACACATTGTTTCCACTCAGCTCCAAAGGTTTCTCCTGCTAAGGCAGAGCCTTCCTCCTTGGACACCTGGAAAATGAGTGCACATCCTGGTCAGGGAAGCCAAACCTCAGGAATTTATTCCTTTACTTTTCCCTGTTTTGCTCACTGCCCGTCTGCTCCAAACCTCAGCACAGAACATTTCCACCCAGCTCCAAAGGTTTCTCTGCTTTCACTCATCACTTCTCTGGCAATGCAAGAGACTCTCTGGACATTcacaaaaaacaaacttcaAAGAACATTCCTTTTTTTGACCTAAACCTCCAAGCTGTCTGACACGAGCGGTCCTCAGCCCTGGTAGTTTGGTGAATTAAGGaagtttccttttccttgtcaAAAGCTGCTGTGCTTGTCAAACTACTTCCCAGACCCAGGAAAAACCTTTCTAAGGCTTTCTCGCTCCGAGCCCCATCCctctggccttgaacactccaGGGACGGGGCACACGCAAATTCTACgggtaacctgtgccagggcctccccaccctcacagggaggaatttcttcccaatatcccgtctaaccctgccctctggcagtgggagaccattcccccttgtcctggcactccaggcaCTGGTAAATATTGTCTCTTCATCTTTCCTGGAGCTCGTTCAAGTCCTGGTTAGCTCACctcaaagccttctcttctccagactcaacattcccaattccctcagcctttcctcccagcagagctgctccatccctctgctcctcctggagcctcctctggactctctccagcagctccagctcctgcctgtgctgggcccagggctggggcagctctgcaggtggggcctcacctgagcagggcagaggggcagaatttccattcctgctgcccacactgggggctcagcccagggcatGGGGTGTTCTGGGTGCCAGCCCATGGCCAGGGCACATCCAGCTTCACATCTACCAGCAAATcaggaattaaaaacaaagcaaagcccAGGATCAGCTGAATACAAAGATCTTGTGAAGACTTATCTTTTTTTCTGCCAGGGTcaggattaaatgtgtgagacTATATTATAGTCCCACAAATTTTGAGTTCTACAGCACtttaacaaactaaaaaaattgAGCCCTATCTCTCTCTCtgcaaggccttttaaggataaactgtccaattaagaaatgacacctaaattattttttcttttaacctaATAACTAATCATTTATGACCTGCAATGTGGACTTCTAaatccaattacacaaaaccacccaaacccgtggagaaggtgaagaagaaggaccagccttcaccctaaaacctccatcttgttttttatatattactatattctaaaaccttaaactctAAGTTGTTTACCATGTGATATTATATACTTCTAGTCAAACTACACACTCCTAATCTCAGTTTTATTATTCaattttggaagttttctccatggcctcaggtGAAATGCAGCGTTCTCTTgttctgtcagcacagaaagtctaaaattctcagtaacCAGGGTTCCAACACACTTTGTTTCTCTTAAACTCTGAGTTCTCTACCATGTGATGTTACACACTCATAATCCCAGTTCTATCATTCAGTTTTGGAAGGCTTCAGGtaaaatgcagtgttctctctTGGGGGTCggtgcctgtcagcacaggaagtctaaaattctcagtaacCAGGGTCCCAACACACTTTGTTTCTCTAAAACTCTAAGTTGTTTACCATGTGATATTATATACTTCTAGTCAAACTACATACTTCTAATCTCAGTTTTATTATTCAGTTTTGGAAGCTTTCTCCAGAACCTCAGgccaaatgcagtgttctcttgttctgtcagcacagaaagtctaaaattctcagtaacCAGGGTTCCAACACACTTTGTTTCTCTTAAACTCTGAGTTCTTTACCATGTGATGTTACACACTCATAATCCCAGTTCTATCGTTCAGTTTTGGAAGGCTTCAGGtaaaatgcagtgttctctctTGGGGGTCggtgcctgtcagcacaggaagtctaaaattctcagtaacCAGGGTCCCAACACACTTTGTTTCTCTAAAACTCGAAGCTGTTTATCATGTGATATTATATACTTCTAGTCAAACTACATACTTCTAATCTCAGTTTTATTATTCAGTTTTGGAAGCTTTCTCCAGAACCTCAGgccaaatgcagtgttctcttgttctgtcagcacagaaagtctaaaattctcagtaacCAGGGTTCCAACACACTTTGTTTCTCTTAAACTCTGAGTTCTTTACCATGTGAGGTTACACACTCATAATCCCAGTTCTATCATTCagttttggaagccttctccagaacctcaggtcaaatgcagtgttctcttgttctgtcagcacagaaagtctaaaattctcagtaacCAGAGTCCCAACCAGGAACAGACAGTCCAACAGACTTTGTTGCTGTGACTGCTGTGGTGAAAAACACGCACCTCTTTTCCACCACACTCCGCATGAAAACCAGCACCGCTCTCACCACGGAGACAACCCAACAAAACACGAAGGAAGGGACAAAACCCTCTCATTCCACTGCGTTTCCCAACAGGAACAGCAGCTGAGAGAGGGCTCCCCGTGGCCCTTACCTGGCGCAGCTGGGTCAGGTCAGACTTGTTGCCCACCAGCACCACGGGGGTGTCGTCGGTGCGGCGCACGCGGTAAATGAGCTGCTTGAACTCGCGCACCTCGTGGAAGCTGCGCCGGTCCGTGATGGAGTAGCAGATGATGAAACCCTCGCCAGCCCTCATGTACTGGTCCCTCATGGCTGTGAACTCTGCCTGGAAACACACAgtggcattttagtttcacaaatgtaaatggAGGAATGTGCCCCCGTTGATGGAGTGACTAAATTATTCTTTgcttaaaaaggcaaaaagcgCCAAagtttctctcctcaatttggTACAAAGACACCTCATTAGATCTTTGGGACTTCACCTCAGACCTGGGGCTGCCCGATTGGGCAGAGGGCAAGAGGTACCACATAGAAttcactagaaaaagaagagaacaaaagaaataatcCCTTTTGTGGGGTGCTTTAGCAGGAGCAAGGACCTCTTGCCCCCAGCttggtttttctctgtaagagCTTTgctattttgccttttattaaacctttttctgtttccagcaCTACCTCAGAAGCCATCCTAATAATTTTATGCCATTCAGGGTAGCTGAGCTATCTCGGGTGTGATGGGTTCCTCTGCAAGCTCATAAGAGCTGGCTCAAAGAAAAACCCATCATGTAATGACCTCCTGGTTTTTTCACCAAACCTGATTTTTTCTCCAAACTCAGCTTTGTGAGCACCTGGGTGTCAATGTCCCCACCCCACATGTGTTTGGGATggtccccaaatctcccctgACACAGAAACCCCACTGACACATGATTTACCAGCAGCTCTTGgttgtctggttttgtttttacgTGTTTTCTCTGAATTGTTAGTGAAGAGATGTGGATGTTGAGAACTGCTCAGAGAAGAAAGGCAGATAAACTTTCCCAGGCGTTGCTCTGTGAAATTTTGGGAAAGTTCAGAGAAggaattaaaacaattcttaATCTTTGCAGCTGGTGCTGTTTACTTGTGAGAGGTGCAAGAAGGGGGCTGTTCCTGATTAGAAATTGGTGTGAGGGGTGTTGACTGAGGACCAGTCAGGTCCACCTGTATCATAACTGTCTATAAAAGTGTgtgctttttaataaaattgcattttcctTCTGAGACCTAGGAGTCTTTCTATCACTTTATTCACCTGTCCTCAAAGCAACAGCAACAAAGAGAGTTATTGTACTTAAAAGGTTTTTTACTTATTATaggtttttctttaaaacttcattttgtTTGTAATAATTTGTGACTTAGATAATGAATAGAATAAACACTTGAATAGTTTAATAATGTATTCTGTAAATCTTTTGAATTTTGTAAAGCTTAATTAAGgcaatctttttttaaaggtaAATAGATAATTACAAAGTTTTGGTTTGTTATAGTTAGCAATCTCGTTGTGGTTCTATTTATAATTTGAGTTGTTATTTTTATAGTTGTAAAAATTGGTTCTCTTTTATTGATGGTTGGAACTGAAAAGGTAAATTGAGGAGTATTTTTTGAATGctgaaaaaacacttttttaagTTGATGATGACAAGAGGTTAGTTTCTTGGAATTATTAAAAGAGAAGGAAGTCTCGGTCGTAGATGTTTCATGTGTTTTATGA contains:
- the RIT1 gene encoding GTP-binding protein Rit1 isoform X1, producing the protein MDPGARPGGGGAPGQSREYKLVMLGAGGVGKSAMTMQFISHRFPEDHDPTIEDAYKIRIRIDDEPANLDILDTAGQAEFTAMRDQYMRAGEGFIICYSITDRRSFHEVREFKQLIYRVRRTDDTPVVLVGNKSDLTQLRQVSKEEGSALAREFSCPFFETSAAFRYYIDDVFHALVREIRRKEKEAVMAMEKKSKPKSSVWKRLKSPFRRKKDSVT
- the RIT1 gene encoding GTP-binding protein Rit1 isoform X2 codes for the protein MDPGARPGGGGAPGQSREYKLVMLGAGGVGKSAMTMQFISHRFPEDHDPTIEDAYKIRIRIDDEPANLDILDTAGQAEFTAMRDQYMRAGEGFIICYSITDRRSFHEVREFKQLIYRVRRTDDTPVVLVGNKSDLTQLRQVSKEEGSALAGETFGAEWKQCVLGLGESIQRDREQNRERQRNKLLGSGFPIQGVHSFCRCPKRKILP